From Salmo salar chromosome ssa09, Ssal_v3.1, whole genome shotgun sequence:
CTCCTGCCATAAGAGGCGGTCTAGGCCTAAGTTTCCAGCTGCAGTGAGGCCTGAATCAGGGGGAGGGAGATCGATGCGCCCCTGGCTGCAGCATGCTGCTGTGGACACTATTTATATCCCGGTCGGAGACTGACTGTGTTCCACCACCGTACCTTCAGATCTCTGTAGACCACGTTCCTCTCAGCATGCAGGTAGTCCAGTGCTGACACTATCTCCGCCCCGTAGAACCGAGCCCGCTCCTCCGAGAACACCCGGTCCCGGGACAGGTGAAAGAACAGCTAGAGGGAGGAGGAagcgaggaaaggagggagaggagacagagggaacagggtgAGCGTACAGAGGAGGGGTGGGAGGCATTATTGGCTACTACTAGCTAAATTGGATCTAGCTACGGTGTTATTGACAGTTTAAAAAGCTCACCTCTCCGCCGTTCGCATACTCCATGACGAAACACAACCGgtcatgagtctggaaggagtatTTCAGGCCCTGGAGATATACACTAACAACTTTAACAACTGCAATCAATGAAGAAAAAATAAGCTTGCAAGTTCTCCAAAAGAAACCTAAGTCTTTGTTGATGTGATATCTGCCTTTGGGGTATTACTGTCGTGTGCCAACTGCCCATTCACCACAGTGGGATGAACACAAGCTGCATGTGTTACCACTTAACGTGGAAGAGTTTGGCATTGTGAGCTGTCACAGACTTTGAGAAAGGTGGTTAACTGACAATGAAAGGTCTAGTGTCCTCAATAGAGGCCAAGTCTATTGCTGTGTTTGTAAACATTGCTCAAACTCTCCCAGCACAGATTCAGCATCTCCCCCTGCATGGAAGCTCCCAGGCTGAAGTGGAGTGGCTTGTCAGAGTCTTTGTGGCCAGGGGAGAGTTTGGGTTAGGtagatggagaggatggaggggtctCTCACCGTCAAGAACGGATGCTTGGAATTCTGTAGCACTCGgttttctgtgagtgtgtgtgccacTTCATCCTGAAAGAGATCACAGAGTGTTTGTGCAACTCCCACAACGGCTGCCGTTTAGGTATCCATGATCTCTCTCATGCTTCCTGTAACGGTCAGTGGCCTGTACTCACTTTCGCTACGATTACTTCCTTCTTCAGGATTTTCATGGCATAGTAGCGTCCTGTGGCCTTCTCCTTCACCAGGATCACTTTGCCAAAAGTGCCTTTTCCTAGGAGTTTGAGGTATTCAAAGTCGTGCATAGTCTATGAGCGAGGGGAGAAAAAGAGCCACCGGGTTACAAAACAGTAGCTATAACAAATTCATGCTCTAACTACTCAAAACATACAATCCCACTGACAACACGGAAGCATTACAGGTGCTAGTTCATCCACTCTTCTAAAGGTGGGACTAAATGCTGCAGTGGCTAAATTAACCTCTGACCCTCAGGGCTGGTGAGAATGTTGAAAACGGTTGCGTGGGGGACATCCAATCCGGTGCCCTTAGACCTTTGTTTCATGAGTTAACAGCACACGTGTGGTGATGAAACAGAGTGGACATGCTATGTGGTGCTAAGCCTCCCAGGGCTGATGTCGGGAATGTCAGGGCGCCGGGTGAGCTGGGGTGAGGCAGGAAAGGCCGTGAGGAGCGGGCTGAGGCAGGAAGGGCCGTGAGGACAGGGACGCACCACTTTGAGTCTGGGTTTGGTCAGGTACATCTCCATGTCCATTGGGTCTGGGGAGGAGTccatcatctcctcctcctctttctgtagACCGTCTGCTACGGCCTCAATGGCCTTCGTCCATTCTTCCCTGAGAGAATGAGAACGGAGACGAgttagagaggaacagagggagagagagtggaagggaaATTACAACACCTCATTTAACATGAGGTAATTCAGCCCAATCATGTAAGCTTGCCTCTCCTCGGGAGTCTCCACGTGGAAGGTGCGCTCGATAACAGTGGTCCACTGCAGGCAGCGGATGATGAATGTGTTGGGCTTGggcctctctgtcttcatcagctGGCACTCTGGCCACATCCAGGGTGAGACGgcgcaggagaggagagagagacccgcAGTTACAGCCATTTATCTTTATcgccaccctaacagacactgcAGGGACTGCCACCATACACAGGGAACTGAACAGGTGCACTATGGGTGAAGGGGGAAGCCCTGATCACAGATCTCTTCATACTGAATATTTTAACCTCAAGATTTGGTCATATCATCGGACTGAGACATGGATAATGTGAAATAAGCAGACGTTTCAATCAATTCCAGAAAACGTCAAAGATATAATAATGGGCCACAGACAACATTGACTTCAAAAGAATTTGCTTGAATCAAAAGTTAGAATTCTAAGAGAGCAGCCAGTTTCCCAGTGCAGCTCTTTCACATAGTCAACATACTGTGTGTGCCAAAaggagacatggaggagtttGTCAGGATGTCTGTTAGATGGAGGATATGGGGCTGGGCCACCACTGAGCTCCAGCAGGGCCCTGTCAGTGTGGCCCCACCCACCACCCCCATCAGCAGCACCACACGGCCCCTCTGTGGGTCTGCTGCAGGTCTGCTCACTCCCTCCCCGTACTGCTTATTGAGACAGAGCTACAGAGCAGCGCACAGATAAATAATTGAAATCAGCCAGTTAATAACTACTATAACTCAAGAGTGTCAGGAGGAAACGTTTTGTTTAACAAACAGTATGATGTCTAATTACTCTGTTCAATCATCTGCAGAGGCTGTCCCAGTAACTTCCTGCCATCTAGGGTTGCTCTGCTCTACAGAGTCGCAGCCTCTTCGACAAGACTGGAATTCACACATAGCCAGGGAGAACACACCAGTCTATTCTGCTGTTTGTAGCCACAACATTGTGGCTTTGAACTGTACCAGTTAAGGTAAGACATTGGCATAGGAGCTACTGAACAGAATATTACATTTTTCTATGGGTGATTaggcaatatacactgagtacaccaaacattaggaacatattTTGTctcgcccattcaccctctgaatgacacacatacacaatccatgtctcaattgtctcaaggcttaaaaatccttctttaacctgcctcctccccttcatctagacTGATCGAATaggatttaataagtgacatcaataagagatcacagccttcacctggattcacctggtcagtagtctacagtacgtcatggaaagagcaggtgttcttaatgttttgtatactcagtgtaaagcGCTATATGACCTTAAATGGGTGAGGTAATGTAGATAGTAGTCTTGAAAGCGTAGATACTCACGTGCTACTGAGAAGTTATTTAAAGGGGTTTCAAGTGCCTCAACATGTTGTGGCCGTTCCTTGTAGCCAATGAATGTACCATCAGTCTTGAGTAGAAAATACCTAGGCCTCCAGGTCTTAATGTACTCTCCTgcaaagagagatggagaaaatggATGCACATAATTGGTGTCTATAATCCAATGTGCTGGTTTCACAAGATTCCATTTTTTTTAGGatcccattagccgacgccatgACGACAGCTATATTCTTCATGTTGATTGGTCTATGACAATTTAGCTGTGCGGTTTGATGATTTATGATACACAATGATATTCTTTTCAAGGCGCCACCCTTATTTCAGTGGTGTGACCCATTTCCTGTGATCTAATTACCATGCTGTTCACTAAAATTACCATCTTTTCACCCACTTTCCGCTATAGTAGAACAAAGCCAGGACAAATGGCTGTTTTAGCCAGAGTCAGGACCCTTGCCTCTGCCTCGTGTCCCATACAGAGCTCCCAAAGGGATCCATGTGGCTCCATCACTACCCCAtccacttcaatacaacacaccCACAGACTAATCTCTCAAAGGCAACAAAACTCAATTTATTCTGTGGATGGTTCAGGAAACGTTGTGCCAGATGTTCCCGAAATCTGAAGAAGAAAACG
This genomic window contains:
- the LOC106610858 gene encoding RAC-alpha serine/threonine-protein kinase isoform X2, yielding MTDVAIVKEGWLHKRGEYIKTWRPRYFLLKTDGTFIGYKERPQHVEALETPLNNFSVAQCQLMKTERPKPNTFIIRCLQWTTVIERTFHVETPEEREEWTKAIEAVADGLQKEEEEMMDSSPDPMDMEMYLTKPRLKVTMHDFEYLKLLGKGTFGKVILVKEKATGRYYAMKILKKEVIVAKDEVAHTLTENRVLQNSKHPFLTGLKYSFQTHDRLCFVMEYANGGELFFHLSRDRVFSEERARFYGAEIVSALDYLHAERNVVYRDLKVLEDNDYGRAVDWWGLGVVMYEMMCGRLPFYNQDHEKLFELILMEDIRFPRTLGPEGRSLLSGLLKKDPKQRLGGGQNDAKEIMQHKFFAGIEWQDVYEKKLVPPFKPQVTSETDTRYFDEEFTAQTITITPPGQEDSMELFDSERRPHFPQFSYSASGTA
- the LOC106610858 gene encoding RAC-alpha serine/threonine-protein kinase isoform X1; its protein translation is MTDVAIVKEGWLHKRGEYIKTWRPRYFLLKTDGTFIGYKERPQHVEALETPLNNFSVAQCQLMKTERPKPNTFIIRCLQWTTVIERTFHVETPEEREEWTKAIEAVADGLQKEEEEMMDSSPDPMDMEMYLTKPRLKVTMHDFEYLKLLGKGTFGKVILVKEKATGRYYAMKILKKEVIVAKDEVAHTLTENRVLQNSKHPFLTGLKYSFQTHDRLCFVMEYANGGELFFHLSRDRVFSEERARFYGAEIVSALDYLHAERNVVYRDLKLENLMLDKDGHIQITDFGLCKEGITDGATMKTFCGTPEYLAPEVLEDNDYGRAVDWWGLGVVMYEMMCGRLPFYNQDHEKLFELILMEDIRFPRTLGPEGRSLLSGLLKKDPKQRLGGGQNDAKEIMQHKFFAGIEWQDVYEKKLVPPFKPQVTSETDTRYFDEEFTAQTITITPPGQEDSMELFDSERRPHFPQFSYSASGTA